Proteins encoded in a region of the Labeo rohita strain BAU-BD-2019 chromosome 22, IGBB_LRoh.1.0, whole genome shotgun sequence genome:
- the mstna gene encoding myostatin a — protein MFILLYLSFWSVLGSHSQNLSAATAATTTTTTTSQAFVTTGDDNGQCTTCQFRQQSKLMRLHSIKSQILSILRLEQAPNISRDTVKLLLPKAPPLQELLDQYDQNGGISEDEEQGGSSETIITMATEPQAITHLEGMPKCCMFSLSPKIMPNSILKALLWIYLRPAEEPTTVFIQISHLRSEGNNHSRIRAQKIDVNAQTNSWQHIDMKQLLQLWLKQPESNFGIEIKAFDANGNDLAVTSAESGEEGLQPFLEVKISDNGKRSRRDTGLDCDEHSTESRCCRYPLTVDFEEFGWDWIIAPKRYKANYCSGECVQKYPHSHIVNKANPRGSAGPCCTPTKMSPINMLYFNDREQIIYGKIPSMVVDLCGCS, from the exons ATGTTTATCCTTCTTTATCTGAGCTTTTGGAGTGTGCTGGGGTCACACAGTCAGAACCTGAGTGCAGCAActgcagcaacaacaacaacaacaacaacatcgcAAGCATTTGTGACGACTGGAGACGACAATGGCCAGTGCACGACCTGTCAGTTTAGACAGCAGAGTAAACTCATGCGCCTGCACTCCATTAAGTCTCAGATTTTGAGCATCCTGCGACTTGAACAGGCTCCGAATATAAGCAGAGATACAGTCAAGCTACTCTTACCCAAGGCACCTCCACTGCAAGAGCTCCTGGATCAGTATGACCAAAATGGAGGCATTAGTGAGGATGAGGAACAAGGTGGCAGCAGTGAGACCATCATTACCATGGCCACAGAAC CTCAAGCCATCACCCATCTTGAGGGAATGCCGAAGTGTTGCATGTTCTCACTGAGCCCAAAGATTATGCCTAACAGCATCCTCAAGGCCCTGCTCTGGATTTACCTCCGACCAGCTGAGGAGCCAACCACAGTCTTCATCCAGATATCTCACCTGAGGTCCGAAGGGAACAACCACTCCAGAATACGTGCACAGAAAATTGACGTGAACGCCCAGACAAACTCCTGGCAGCACATTGACATGAAGCAGCTGTTGCAGTTGTGGCTCAAACAGCCTGAGAGTAACTTTGGGATAGAAATCAAGGCCTTTGACGCAAATGGAAATGATCTGGCTGTGACCTCCGCAGAATCTGGAGAAGAAGGACTG CAACCCTTCCTGGAGGTGAAAATATCAGACAATGGCAAACGGTCCAGACGAGACACTGGCCTCGATTGTGATGAACACTCCACTGAGTCACGTTGCTGCCGGTATCCACTCACCGTTGACTTTGAGGAATTCGGGTGGGACTGGATAATTGCCCCCAAGCGCTACAAGGCCAATTACTGCTCTGGCGAATGCGTGCAGAAGTACCCCCACAGTCACATCGTCAACAAGGCCAACCCTCGGGGCAGCGCAGGCCCCTGCTGCACACCCACCAAGATGTCGCCCATAAACATGCTGTATTTCAACGACCGTGAGCAGATAATCTACGGAAAAATCCCTTCGATGGTCGTAGACCTTTGCGGCTGCTCTTGA
- the ftcd gene encoding LOW QUALITY PROTEIN: formimidoyltransferase-cyclodeaminase (The sequence of the model RefSeq protein was modified relative to this genomic sequence to represent the inferred CDS: substituted 1 base at 1 genomic stop codon): MAKLVECVPNFSEGRNKEVIDTIADAVSATEGCSLLDVDPGSSTNRTVYTFVGPPAAVIEGALNAARVAFKLIDMTKHSGEHPRMGAMDVCPFIPVQNVSMEECVQCANEFGQRLSDMLKVPVYLYGEAARKESRRSLPSVRAGEYEALPEKLXKSEWAPEYGPATFVPSWGATVTGARKFLIAYNVNLLSTKEQAHRIALDIREQGRGKDQPGLLRKVQGMGWYLEESNLAQVSTNILDFEVTPMHTVYEEICRDAKDLNLPVVGSQIVGLIPLKAMLECADFYIQKEKLFVVEEEHKIRLVISKLGLDSLGPFVPKERIIEYMVRDNQDNGRLVSLSLQKFVHSVGARTAAPGGGSVSAAIAAMGAALGCMVGQMTYGKRQFESLDAEMRKLIPPFHEAVNDLLLKVDADSTAFNSYMAALKLPKGTPDEIKRREEAMQEGLKAAVGVPLSLAERINTLWPILKEMVKYGNVACKSDIQVAAKALETAVFGAYYNVIINLKDIPDASFRAATEAKVSALLKNARENANVALQMADQRK; encoded by the exons ATGGCTAAGCTGGTGGAATGTGTACCCAATTTCTCAGAAGGGCGTAACAAGGAG GTCATTGACACCATTGCTGATGCCGTCTCTGCTACGGAGGGCTGCAGTTTGCTGGATGTCGACCCAGGGTCTTCAACAAACAGGACGGTGTACACTTTTGTGGGCCCACCTGCGGCTGTCATCGAGGGGGCACTGAACGCCGCCCGTGTCGCGTTTAAACTCATAGACATGACCAAACACTCAG GCGAACATCCTCGGATGGGTGCGATGGACGTGTGTCCTTTCATACCAGTGCAGAACGTCAGCATGGAGGAGTGTGTACAGTGTGCCAATGAATTTGGCCAGAGATTGTCAGACATGCTGAAAGTGCCAG TCTATCTCTACGGAGAGGCGGCTAGAAAAGAGAGCAGAAGGTCACTTCCCTCCGTCCGTGCTGGGGAATACGAAGCATTACCAGAAAAG ct TTGAAAAAGCGAATGGGCTCCTGAATATGGTCCCGCCACCTTTGTGCCTTCGTGGGGCGCCACGGTCACCGGAGCCCGAAAGTTTCTCATTGCCTACAATGTGAATCTTCTGAGCACAAAGGAACAGGCTCACAGAATCGCACTGGATATTAGAGAACAGGGCCGTGGGAAAGATCAG CCTGGGCTGCTGAGAAAGGTTCAGGGAATGGGATGGTACCTGGAAGAGTCCAACCTGGCTCAGGTGTCCACCAACATCCTGGACTTTGAGGTGACGCCCATGCACACGGTGTATGAGGAGATCTGTAGAGATGCCAAG GATTTGAATCTTCCAGTGGTGGGGTCTCAGATAGTCGGTCTGATTCCTCTGAAGGCGATGCTGGAGTGTGCCGATTTCTACATCCAAAAAGAAAAGCTCTTCGTTGTGGAAGAAGAGCACAAAATCCGATTG GTTATCAGCAAATTAGGGCTCGACTCTTTGGGGCCGTTTGTTCCAAAGGAGAGAATCATAGA GTATATGGTACGGGACAATCAGGACAATGGCCGGCTAGTGTCTCTGTCTCTACAGAAGTTTGTCCACAGCGTTGGGGCCAGAACAGCAGCTCCTGGTGGAGGGTCCGTTTCTGCTGCAATCGCTGCTATg GGTGCTGCTCTGGGCTGCATGGTCGGTCAGATGACGTACGGGAAGAGGCAGTTTGAATCTCTGGATGCGGAAATGAGGAAACTCATCCCTCCATTTCATGAAGCTGTGAACGACTTATTACTAAAAGTGGATGCTGATTCAACAGCCTTCAACAGCTACATG GCCGCTCTGAAATTGCCCAAAGGCACACCTGATGAAATCAAAAG GAGGGAGGAAGCCATGCAAGAGGGTTTGAAGGCGGCAGTGGGTGTCCCTCTGTCTCTGGCAGAGAGAATAAACACACTGTGGCCCATTCTCAAAGAGATGGTGAAGTATGGAAACGTGGCATGTAAATCAGACATTCAG GTGGCAGCTAAAGCTTTGGAAACAGCCGTATTTGGAGCGTATTACAATGTTATTATAAACCTGAAGGATATCCCGGATGCTTCGTTTAGGGCTGCC ACTGAAGCAAAAGTGTCTGCGCTGTTAAAGAACGCCAGAGAGAATGCTAACGTAGCACTGCAGATGGCTGACCAGCGGAAATGA
- the cnot9 gene encoding CCR4-NOT transcription complex subunit 9 has product MLATGTTVTTAGLTQVDREKIYQWINELSSPETRENALLELSKKRESVADLAPMLWHSCGTIAALLQEIVNIYPSINPPTLTAHQSNRVCNALALLQCVASHVETRSAFLAAHIPLFLYPFLHTVSKTRPFEYLRLTSLGVIGALVKTDEQEVINFLLTTEIIPLCLRIMESGSELSKTVATFILQKILLDDTGLAYICQTYERFSHVAMILGKMVLQLSKEPSARLLKHVVRCYLRLSDNSRAREALRQCLPDQLKDTTFAQVLKDDSTTKRWLAQLVKNLQEGQVTDPRGIPLPTQ; this is encoded by the exons ATGTTGGCTACAGGAACG ACTGTAACCACGGCGGGTCTGACGCAGGTGGACCGTGAGAAGATCTATCAGTGGATCAACGAGCTCTCCAGTCCCGAAACGCGTGAGAATGCCCTGCTGGAGCTCAGCAAGAAAAGGGAGTCTGTGGCAGATCTGGCCCCGATGCTCTGGCACTCTTGCGGTACTATAGCAGCTCTCCTACAG gAGATTGTGAACATCTACCCATCCATAAATCCCCCGACACTGACCGCACATCAGTCTAATCGAGTGTGTAACGCTTTAGCACTGTTGCAGTGTGTGGCTTCCCACGTTGAGACACG CTCTGCTTTCCTGGCAGCTCACATCCCTCTTTTTCTGTATCCCTTCCTGCACACGGTCAGTAAAACTCGACCCTTCGAGTACCTGCGGCTCACAAGTCTGGGTGTTATCG GCGCACTAGTGAAAACAGACGAACAGGAGGTGATCAATTTCCTGTTGACCACAGAAATTATTCCTCTCTGTCTGCGCATCATGGAGTCCGGCAGCGAGCTCTCCAAAACG gtGGCCACATTTATACTGCAGAAGATcctcttggatgacacggggcTTGCGTATATCTGCCAGACCTATGAACGCTTTTCACATGTTGCCATGATACTG ggGAAGATGGTACTTCAGCTGTCTAAGGAGCCTTCAGCTCGCCTGCTGAAACATGTTGTGCGCTGTTATTTACGACTTTCTGACAACtccag GGCGAGAGAAGCTCTCCGTCAGTGCCTGCCTGACCAGCTGAAGGACACCACTTTTGCTCAAGTGCTAAAGGACGACTCCACCACCAAACGTTGGCTTGCTCAGCTGGTCAAAAACCTACAGGAAGGGCAGGTCACAGACCCCCGTGGCATCCCCTTACCAACTCAGTAA